Proteins from a single region of Undibacterium sp. KW1:
- a CDS encoding YaeQ family protein — MALKSIIYKADLNISDMDRGYYADHSLTIARHPSETDERMMIRVLAFAIHAAERLEFGKGISDTEEPDIWLKDYTDAIQLWIEVGQPDDRRLLKACGRSEQVIVYSFASASDIWWKAMNSRLDRAKNLRVMNVPSAQSQALEKLAQRNMQLQCTIQDGQIWMSAGDASVQIDLEVLKEFA; from the coding sequence ATGGCACTCAAATCCATCATTTATAAAGCCGACCTTAATATCTCGGACATGGACCGTGGCTATTACGCGGACCATAGCCTTACGATTGCCCGTCATCCGTCGGAAACCGATGAGCGCATGATGATACGCGTGCTTGCTTTCGCCATTCATGCGGCTGAACGCCTGGAATTTGGTAAGGGCATATCAGATACGGAAGAACCTGATATCTGGCTCAAGGATTACACCGACGCCATACAGTTATGGATAGAAGTCGGCCAGCCAGATGATAGACGCTTGTTAAAGGCTTGTGGTCGTTCTGAGCAAGTCATCGTCTATAGTTTTGCCAGCGCCAGTGACATCTGGTGGAAGGCAATGAATAGCCGCCTTGATCGCGCCAAAAACTTGCGCGTCATGAATGTGCCTTCAGCGCAAAGCCAGGCACTGGAAAAACTCGCGCAACGCAATATGCAATTGCAATGCACGATACAGGATGGACAAATCTGGATGTCAGCCGGAGATGCCTCCGTACAAATTGACCTGGAAGTTCTTAAAGAGTTTGCCTGA
- a CDS encoding acyltransferase: MRLSECIGSRDNNLNLLRIVAALAVLAGHSFALLAQPEPWGALTGMTPGSIAVDVFFIVSGMLVTGSLMNKQSVIDYVCARALRIFPALICMLLLTVFVLGPSFTSLPLTEYLSAAGTWQYLFKCASLLSGVSYVLPGVFAQNPYPNAVNGSLWTMPYEIKMYLLLLVFWCGLVLLKNRRLQILKYLIIAITLLAALLVFARHFYLQDDSQFTRLLFMFFSGASLFMLKEKLLLTRRFFYPLLLLVLAAAFINKPVFFSLYHLFIAYLVVCIAYLPAGWVRRYNSLGDYSYGVYIYAFPVQQAVAALFPGIVVWSMVIASGSVTILLAIFSWHKIEKPAMALKPVVIARLRNYLPF; this comes from the coding sequence ATGCGTTTGTCTGAATGCATAGGCAGTCGTGACAATAACCTGAACTTGTTACGCATAGTCGCCGCACTGGCCGTGCTGGCAGGGCATAGTTTTGCCTTGCTGGCACAGCCAGAGCCCTGGGGTGCGCTGACGGGCATGACGCCTGGCTCTATCGCGGTAGATGTATTTTTCATCGTCAGTGGCATGCTGGTGACGGGCAGTTTGATGAACAAGCAAAGTGTGATTGACTATGTCTGCGCACGGGCGTTGCGCATCTTTCCAGCACTGATATGCATGTTGCTGCTGACAGTATTTGTACTTGGACCTTCCTTCACCAGCTTGCCTCTGACAGAGTATTTGTCTGCTGCCGGGACATGGCAATACCTGTTCAAGTGCGCAAGCCTCTTGTCTGGCGTGAGTTATGTCTTGCCTGGTGTCTTTGCACAGAATCCCTATCCAAATGCAGTCAATGGTTCACTCTGGACCATGCCTTATGAAATCAAGATGTATCTGCTGCTGCTGGTATTCTGGTGTGGGCTGGTACTGCTGAAGAATAGGCGCCTGCAGATATTGAAGTATCTGATCATTGCCATTACTTTACTGGCAGCCTTACTGGTTTTTGCGCGCCATTTTTATTTGCAAGATGATAGCCAGTTCACCCGTTTGTTATTCATGTTTTTCTCTGGTGCCAGCCTGTTCATGTTAAAAGAAAAACTGCTGCTGACCCGGCGCTTCTTTTATCCTTTGCTGTTACTGGTACTGGCAGCAGCGTTCATCAACAAACCGGTATTCTTTAGCCTGTATCACCTGTTCATTGCCTATCTGGTAGTCTGTATTGCCTACTTGCCTGCAGGGTGGGTAAGGCGCTATAACAGCTTGGGAGATTATTCATACGGGGTGTATATTTACGCTTTTCCCGTGCAGCAGGCAGTTGCCGCCTTGTTTCCCGGCATTGTGGTGTGGAGTATGGTGATAGCCTCAGGTTCTGTGACCATATTGCTGGCGATATTTTCTTGGCACAAGATAGAGAAGCCAGCCATGGCTTTGAAACCAGTAGTAATTGCACGGCTGCGTAATTATTTGCCGTTTTAA
- a CDS encoding phytanoyl-CoA dioxygenase family protein, with translation MHHKASGIAETLASQGFVILPGFLDEPELQRLRQACQSISDQYGVRQVLQNYPSIHRALNWDKLHALLNAANMAGAQTVRSIFFNKNADHNWLVSWHQDMTICVNQKTELAGYSKWTYKKDVHYVEPPAAVLEAMLTCRIALDDAGAENAALKVIAGSHQSGKLSESQVLDISQTAMHETCAMRAGDMLLMKPLLLHASDKAKLAIQRRVLHLEFSVSRLPPPLHWAEAACQSAHVSQSAD, from the coding sequence ATGCATCACAAAGCTTCAGGCATCGCAGAAACCCTGGCCAGCCAGGGTTTTGTCATCTTGCCGGGCTTTCTGGATGAGCCTGAATTACAGCGATTGCGGCAAGCCTGCCAGTCCATTTCTGATCAATATGGTGTGCGTCAGGTATTGCAAAATTATCCGTCCATACATCGCGCATTAAACTGGGACAAACTGCATGCGCTGCTAAATGCTGCAAATATGGCAGGAGCCCAGACAGTGCGCAGCATCTTTTTCAATAAAAATGCTGATCATAATTGGCTGGTGTCCTGGCATCAGGATATGACGATTTGTGTTAACCAGAAAACTGAACTGGCTGGCTACAGCAAATGGACTTACAAGAAAGATGTGCATTACGTTGAACCACCAGCGGCAGTGCTGGAAGCAATGCTGACATGCCGCATTGCCCTCGATGATGCTGGTGCTGAGAACGCTGCACTGAAAGTCATCGCAGGCAGCCATCAATCTGGCAAACTTAGCGAGAGCCAGGTCCTGGACATTAGCCAGACTGCCATGCACGAGACTTGTGCTATGCGAGCGGGCGATATGTTATTGATGAAACCCTTGTTACTCCATGCATCCGACAAGGCAAAGCTCGCTATTCAACGTCGGGTATTGCATCTGGAGTTCAGTGTCAGCAGACTTCCTCCACCATTACACTGGGCAGAAGCTGCTTGTCAGTCCGCCCATGTATCTCAGTCAGCTGATTGA
- a CDS encoding alpha/beta hydrolase, translated as MTQDILETVELESAPNPTVAIIWMHGLGADANDFVPIVRELDLRGNPGIRFVFPNAPTMPVTINGGYVMRSWYDILGTDIAKREDEAGLRLSQKRIEQLIARENARGIPSERIILAGFSQGCAMTLQTGLRYHEKLAGLLCLSGYVPLRDVIIEERHAANQNTPIFQAHGRGDNVIQIQRAEQSRDLLKELGYQVEWHEYMMPHSVCPEEVDDISLWLKKVLQA; from the coding sequence ATGACACAAGATATTTTAGAAACCGTAGAGCTGGAAAGCGCACCTAACCCGACCGTTGCCATCATATGGATGCATGGCCTGGGTGCAGATGCAAATGATTTTGTCCCCATCGTCAGAGAACTGGATTTGCGTGGCAACCCTGGCATACGTTTCGTCTTCCCGAATGCGCCGACCATGCCAGTCACTATCAATGGTGGCTATGTCATGCGCTCCTGGTACGATATCCTCGGTACGGATATCGCCAAGCGTGAAGATGAAGCTGGCTTACGCCTGTCACAAAAACGCATAGAGCAATTGATCGCCCGCGAAAATGCACGCGGCATACCGTCTGAGCGCATCATCCTGGCTGGTTTTTCTCAAGGTTGCGCCATGACTTTGCAGACTGGTCTGCGTTATCACGAAAAACTGGCTGGCTTGCTGTGCCTGTCTGGCTATGTGCCCTTGCGTGACGTGATTATCGAAGAACGCCATGCGGCGAACCAAAATACGCCCATCTTCCAGGCCCATGGCCGTGGCGATAACGTCATCCAGATACAGCGTGCCGAACAATCGCGCGATCTGCTGAAAGAACTGGGCTATCAGGTGGAATGGCATGAATACATGATGCCGCATTCCGTTTGTCCTGAAGAAGTGGATGACATCAGCCTGTGGCTGAAAAAAGTCTTGCAGGCTTAA